Proteins co-encoded in one Fundulus heteroclitus isolate FHET01 unplaced genomic scaffold, MU-UCD_Fhet_4.1 scaffold_53, whole genome shotgun sequence genomic window:
- the zgc:136439 gene encoding glucose-1-phosphate thymidylyltransferase, protein MKAVILAAGYGTRLQRDVSADRSGRFAHLVGVPKPLLPVGRFPLITHWVRALNRSRTVDGIYVVTNALHQAEFLRWAEEFPEVQVLSDQTRTNDERLGAVACLQLAIKHFNIQDHVVVIGGDTLFREDFSLGAVAEKFCGLQASSEDGCLVLSYQCGDRETQKYGILEVDRDLRVLRMKEKPEPSETESRRACPCFYVFSRGTLPLLDSFLQEKKDAPLEEKDAPGNFLSWLIQRKPVYVHEVSGRFDVGNLPAYLECERYFRENLQEETAYMV, encoded by the exons ATGAAAGCCGTGATTCTCGCCGCCGGGTACGGAACCAGGCTGCAGAGGGATGTTTCCGCTGATCGCAGCGGCAGGTTCGCTCACCTGGTGGGGGTTCCGAAGCCGCTGCTGCCGGTGGGCCGGTTCCCGTTGATAACCCACTGGGTCCGGGCTCTGAACCGGTCCCGAACCGTGGACGGGATCTATGTGGTG ACCAACGCGCTCCACCAGGCTGAGTTCCTGCGATGGGCCGAGGAGTTCCCAGAGGTCCAGGTTCTCAGCGACCAGACCAGAACCAACGAT GAGCGCCTCGGCGCCGTCGCCTGCCTGCAGCTCGCCATCAAGCACTTCAACATCCAGGACCACGTGGTCGTCATCGGGGG AGACACGCTGTTCAGGGAGGACTTCAGCCTCGGCGCCGTGGCAGAGAAGTTCTGCGGGCTGCAGGCGAGCAGCGAGGACGGCTGCCTGGTTCTGTCCTACCAGTGCGGGGACCgag AGACCCAGAAGTACGGGATCCTGGAGGTGGACCGTGACCTCCGCGTTCTCCGCATGAAGGAGAAACCCGAGCCGTCAGAGACCGAGTCCAGGAGAGCC TGTCCGTGTTTCTACGTGTTCTCCAGGGGAACCCTTCCTCTGCTGGACTCCTTCCTGCAGGAGAAGAAG GACGCTCCGCTTGAAGAGAAGGACGCTCCGGGGAACTTCCTGTCCTGGCTCATTCAGAG GAAACCCGTCTACGTCCACGAGGTCTCCGGCCGCTTCGACGTGGGGAACCTGCCGGCGTACCTGGAGTGTGAGCGCTACTTCAGGGAGAACCTTCAGGAGGAGACGGCTTACATGGTGtag
- the asnsd1 gene encoding asparagine synthetase domain-containing protein 1 isoform X4, with the protein MCGIFCLLSRSAAPSERDEQIQEHLRRRGPDSNRVVTATGTDPGYRCVFSAHVLHMRGLLTPQPLQDGAGNVLMWNGEVFGGVAVDPEENDAAVLSQNLESCRSAAEVLAVLAAVRGPWALVYHQRAEDLLWFGRDFFGRRSLLWRSAAGTLTLTSVAAQASGSDGSDGSDGTWEEVPAAGVFRVDLKEFGRTGSVSLELFPWDGADSPTAALESLPSACSVIRNPAGPVLPGPVCPLNVSLPAPSGGAAPEPEPRSSAPDLEELLAGKRRPEEEELLLSVLSEAVRRRVQPRPVRTQPVCDGSASVALLFSGGIDSMVLAVLADRHVPPQQPIDLLNVAFRLQENRSTSGKKQKETAAVQTFDAFGVPDRLTGRAGLEELRRLSPDRRWNFVEINVSQEELQTMRRERIRHLVHPLETVLDDSIGCAVWFAARGAGAVMEDGGARAFTSSARVVLTGIGADEQLAGYSRHRVRFKASGPEGLLQELRMELGRISSRNLGRDDRVIGDHGKEARFPYLDEDVVSYLNSLPVWVKADLVLPRGAGDKLLLRSAARRLGLGQSAALPKRAMQFGSRVAKMEDRREKASDRCGRLLTA; encoded by the exons ATGTGTGGCATCTTCTGTCTGCTGAGTCGGTCTGCGGCTCCGTCCGAGCGGGACGAGCAGATCCAGGAACATCTGCGGAGGAGAGGACCCGACTCCAACCGGGTCGTCACGGCTACAGGGACGGACCCCGGGTACCGGTGCGTGTTCTCCGCCCACGTTCTCCACATGAGGGGCCTCCTCACCCCTCAGCCGCTGCAGGACGGCGCCGGGAACGTGTTGATGTGGAACGGCGAGGTCTTCGGGGGCGTGGCGGTGGACCCGGAGGAGAACGACGCGGCCGTGCTCTCCCAGAACCTGGAGTCCTGCAGGAGCGCTGCGGAGGTTCTGGCGGTTCTGGCGGCGGTCCGCGGGCCCTGGGCGCTGGTCTACCACCAGAGGGCCGAGGACCTCCTCTGGTTCGGCAGAGACTTCTTCGGCCGGCGCAGCTTGCTGTGGAGGTCTGCGGCGGGAACGCTGACTCTGACCTCGGTGGCGGCTCAGGCGTCCGGGTCCGACGGGTCCGACGGGTCCGACGGTACCTGGGAGGAGGTTCCGGCAGCCGGCGTGTTCAGGGTGGACCTGAAGGAGTTTGGACGGACCGGTTCCGTCTCCCTGGAGCTGTTCCCCTGGGATGGCGCCGACAGTCCCACCGCCGCTCTGGAGTCTCTCCCCAGCGCCTGCAGCGTAATCAGGAACCCCGCCGGCCCGGTTCTGCCCGGCCCGGTTTGTCCTCTGAACGTCTCCCTTCCCGCTCCGTCAGGCGGGGcggcaccagaaccagaaccccgTTCATCCGCCCCggacctggaggagctgctggcaGGAAAGCGGCGGCCGGAAGAGGAGGAGCTTCTACTGAGCGTGCTCAGTGAGGCGGTGAGGAGGCGGGTCCAGCCTCGGCCCGTCAGAACCCAGCCAGTCTGTGACGGTTCTGCCAGCGTGGCTCTGCTTTTCTCAGGAGGGATCGACTCCATGGTCCTGGCCGTCTTGGCGGACCGCCACGTTCCCCCCCAGCAGCCCATAGACCTGCTGAACGTGGCCTTCAGGCTGCAGGAGAACCGCAGCACATCTGGAAAGAAGCAGAAGGAGA CGGCCGCGGTCCAAACCTTCGACGCCTTCGGCGTTCCGGACCGACTGACGGGGCGAGCCGGCCTGGAGGAGCTGCGGCGCCTGAGTCCCGACAGGCGCTGGAACTTTGTGGAGATCAACGTGTcgcaggaggagctgcagacgaTGCGGCGGGAGCGCATCCGTCACCTGGTGCATCCTCTGGAGACGGTGCTGGACGACAGCATCGGCTGCGCCGTGTGGTTCGCCGCCAGAGGAGCGGGCGCCGTCATGGAGGACGGCGGCGCCAGAGCCTTCACCTCCTCCGCCAGG GTGGTTCTGACGGGGATCGGAGCGGACGAGCAGCTGGCCGGTTACTCCCGCCACAGAGTCCGATTCAAGGCGTCCGGCCCTGAAGGCCTCCTCCAGGAGCTGCGCATGGAGCTGGGCAGGATCTCCTCCAGGAACCTGGGCCGGGACGACCGAGTGATCGGAGACCACGGGAAGGAAGCCAG GTTCCCCTACCTGGACGAGGACGTGGTGAGCTACCTGAACTCGCTGCCCGTCTGGGTCAAAGCGGACCTGGTTCTGCCCCGCGGCGCCGGCGACAAGCTGCTGCTGAGGTCGGCGGCGCGGCGGCTGGGCCTCGGCCAATCGGCGGCGCTGCCCAAGCGGGCCATGCAGTTCGGCTCGCGCGTCGCCAAGATGGAGGACAGGCGTGAGAAGGCCTCTGATCGGTGCGGGCGGCTCCTCACAGCGTGA
- the asnsd1 gene encoding asparagine synthetase domain-containing protein 1 isoform X3 produces the protein MCGIFCLLSRSAAPSERDEQIQEHLRRRGPDSNRVVTATGTDPGYRCVFSAHVLHMRGLLTPQPLQDGAGNVLMWNGEVFGGVAVDPEENDAAVLSQNLESCRSAAEVLAVLAAVRGPWALVYHQRAEDLLWFGRDFFGRRSLLWRSAAGTLTLTSVAAQASGSDGSDGSDGTWEEVPAAGVFRVDLKEFGRTGSVSLELFPWDGADSPTAALESLPSACSVIRNPAGPVLPGPVCPLNVSLPAPSGGAAPEPEPRSSAPDLEELLAGKRRPEEEELLLSVLSEAVRRRVQPRPVRTQPVCDGSASVALLFSGGIDSMVLAVLADRHVPPQQPIDLLNVAFRLQENRSTSGKKQKETADCGADPAAVQTFDAFGVPDRLTGRAGLEELRRLSPDRRWNFVEINVSQEELQTMRRERIRHLVHPLETVLDDSIGCAVWFAARGAGAVMEDGGARAFTSSARVVLTGIGADEQLAGYSRHRVRFKASGPEGLLQELRMELGRISSRNLGRDDRVIGDHGKEARFPYLDEDVVSYLNSLPVWVKADLVLPRGAGDKLLLRSAARRLGLGQSAALPKRAMQFGSRVAKMEDRREKASDRCGRLLTA, from the exons ATGTGTGGCATCTTCTGTCTGCTGAGTCGGTCTGCGGCTCCGTCCGAGCGGGACGAGCAGATCCAGGAACATCTGCGGAGGAGAGGACCCGACTCCAACCGGGTCGTCACGGCTACAGGGACGGACCCCGGGTACCGGTGCGTGTTCTCCGCCCACGTTCTCCACATGAGGGGCCTCCTCACCCCTCAGCCGCTGCAGGACGGCGCCGGGAACGTGTTGATGTGGAACGGCGAGGTCTTCGGGGGCGTGGCGGTGGACCCGGAGGAGAACGACGCGGCCGTGCTCTCCCAGAACCTGGAGTCCTGCAGGAGCGCTGCGGAGGTTCTGGCGGTTCTGGCGGCGGTCCGCGGGCCCTGGGCGCTGGTCTACCACCAGAGGGCCGAGGACCTCCTCTGGTTCGGCAGAGACTTCTTCGGCCGGCGCAGCTTGCTGTGGAGGTCTGCGGCGGGAACGCTGACTCTGACCTCGGTGGCGGCTCAGGCGTCCGGGTCCGACGGGTCCGACGGGTCCGACGGTACCTGGGAGGAGGTTCCGGCAGCCGGCGTGTTCAGGGTGGACCTGAAGGAGTTTGGACGGACCGGTTCCGTCTCCCTGGAGCTGTTCCCCTGGGATGGCGCCGACAGTCCCACCGCCGCTCTGGAGTCTCTCCCCAGCGCCTGCAGCGTAATCAGGAACCCCGCCGGCCCGGTTCTGCCCGGCCCGGTTTGTCCTCTGAACGTCTCCCTTCCCGCTCCGTCAGGCGGGGcggcaccagaaccagaaccccgTTCATCCGCCCCggacctggaggagctgctggcaGGAAAGCGGCGGCCGGAAGAGGAGGAGCTTCTACTGAGCGTGCTCAGTGAGGCGGTGAGGAGGCGGGTCCAGCCTCGGCCCGTCAGAACCCAGCCAGTCTGTGACGGTTCTGCCAGCGTGGCTCTGCTTTTCTCAGGAGGGATCGACTCCATGGTCCTGGCCGTCTTGGCGGACCGCCACGTTCCCCCCCAGCAGCCCATAGACCTGCTGAACGTGGCCTTCAGGCTGCAGGAGAACCGCAGCAC ATCTGGAAAGAAGCAGAAGGAGACGGCGGACTGCGGCGCCGACCCGGCCGCGGTCCAAACCTTCGACGCCTTCGGCGTTCCGGACCGACTGACGGGGCGAGCCGGCCTGGAGGAGCTGCGGCGCCTGAGTCCCGACAGGCGCTGGAACTTTGTGGAGATCAACGTGTcgcaggaggagctgcagacgaTGCGGCGGGAGCGCATCCGTCACCTGGTGCATCCTCTGGAGACGGTGCTGGACGACAGCATCGGCTGCGCCGTGTGGTTCGCCGCCAGAGGAGCGGGCGCCGTCATGGAGGACGGCGGCGCCAGAGCCTTCACCTCCTCCGCCAGG GTGGTTCTGACGGGGATCGGAGCGGACGAGCAGCTGGCCGGTTACTCCCGCCACAGAGTCCGATTCAAGGCGTCCGGCCCTGAAGGCCTCCTCCAGGAGCTGCGCATGGAGCTGGGCAGGATCTCCTCCAGGAACCTGGGCCGGGACGACCGAGTGATCGGAGACCACGGGAAGGAAGCCAG GTTCCCCTACCTGGACGAGGACGTGGTGAGCTACCTGAACTCGCTGCCCGTCTGGGTCAAAGCGGACCTGGTTCTGCCCCGCGGCGCCGGCGACAAGCTGCTGCTGAGGTCGGCGGCGCGGCGGCTGGGCCTCGGCCAATCGGCGGCGCTGCCCAAGCGGGCCATGCAGTTCGGCTCGCGCGTCGCCAAGATGGAGGACAGGCGTGAGAAGGCCTCTGATCGGTGCGGGCGGCTCCTCACAGCGTGA
- the asnsd1 gene encoding asparagine synthetase domain-containing protein 1 isoform X1 gives MCGIFCLLSRSAAPSERDEQIQEHLRRRGPDSNRVVTATGTDPGYRCVFSAHVLHMRGLLTPQPLQDGAGNVLMWNGEVFGGVAVDPEENDAAVLSQNLESCRSAAEVLAVLAAVRGPWALVYHQRAEDLLWFGRDFFGRRSLLWRSAAGTLTLTSVAAQASGSDGSDGSDGTWEEVPAAGVFRVDLKEFGRTGSVSLELFPWDGADSPTAALESLPSACSVIRNPAGPVLPGPVCPLNVSLPAPSGGAAPEPEPRSSAPDLEELLAGKRRPEEEELLLSVLSEAVRRRVQPRPVRTQPVCDGSASVALLFSGGIDSMVLAVLADRHVPPQQPIDLLNVAFRLQENRSTSGKKQKENRSTSGKKQKENRSTSGKKQKETADCGADPAAVQTFDAFGVPDRLTGRAGLEELRRLSPDRRWNFVEINVSQEELQTMRRERIRHLVHPLETVLDDSIGCAVWFAARGAGAVMEDGGARAFTSSARVVLTGIGADEQLAGYSRHRVRFKASGPEGLLQELRMELGRISSRNLGRDDRVIGDHGKEARFPYLDEDVVSYLNSLPVWVKADLVLPRGAGDKLLLRSAARRLGLGQSAALPKRAMQFGSRVAKMEDRREKASDRCGRLLTA, from the exons ATGTGTGGCATCTTCTGTCTGCTGAGTCGGTCTGCGGCTCCGTCCGAGCGGGACGAGCAGATCCAGGAACATCTGCGGAGGAGAGGACCCGACTCCAACCGGGTCGTCACGGCTACAGGGACGGACCCCGGGTACCGGTGCGTGTTCTCCGCCCACGTTCTCCACATGAGGGGCCTCCTCACCCCTCAGCCGCTGCAGGACGGCGCCGGGAACGTGTTGATGTGGAACGGCGAGGTCTTCGGGGGCGTGGCGGTGGACCCGGAGGAGAACGACGCGGCCGTGCTCTCCCAGAACCTGGAGTCCTGCAGGAGCGCTGCGGAGGTTCTGGCGGTTCTGGCGGCGGTCCGCGGGCCCTGGGCGCTGGTCTACCACCAGAGGGCCGAGGACCTCCTCTGGTTCGGCAGAGACTTCTTCGGCCGGCGCAGCTTGCTGTGGAGGTCTGCGGCGGGAACGCTGACTCTGACCTCGGTGGCGGCTCAGGCGTCCGGGTCCGACGGGTCCGACGGGTCCGACGGTACCTGGGAGGAGGTTCCGGCAGCCGGCGTGTTCAGGGTGGACCTGAAGGAGTTTGGACGGACCGGTTCCGTCTCCCTGGAGCTGTTCCCCTGGGATGGCGCCGACAGTCCCACCGCCGCTCTGGAGTCTCTCCCCAGCGCCTGCAGCGTAATCAGGAACCCCGCCGGCCCGGTTCTGCCCGGCCCGGTTTGTCCTCTGAACGTCTCCCTTCCCGCTCCGTCAGGCGGGGcggcaccagaaccagaaccccgTTCATCCGCCCCggacctggaggagctgctggcaGGAAAGCGGCGGCCGGAAGAGGAGGAGCTTCTACTGAGCGTGCTCAGTGAGGCGGTGAGGAGGCGGGTCCAGCCTCGGCCCGTCAGAACCCAGCCAGTCTGTGACGGTTCTGCCAGCGTGGCTCTGCTTTTCTCAGGAGGGATCGACTCCATGGTCCTGGCCGTCTTGGCGGACCGCCACGTTCCCCCCCAGCAGCCCATAGACCTGCTGAACGTGGCCTTCAGGCTGCAGGAGAACCGCAGCAC ATCTGGAAAGAAGCAGAAGGAGAACCGCAGCACATCTGGAAAGAAGCAGAAGGAGAACCGCAGCACATCTGGAAAGAAGCAGAAGGAGACGGCGGACTGCGGCGCCGACCCGGCCGCGGTCCAAACCTTCGACGCCTTCGGCGTTCCGGACCGACTGACGGGGCGAGCCGGCCTGGAGGAGCTGCGGCGCCTGAGTCCCGACAGGCGCTGGAACTTTGTGGAGATCAACGTGTcgcaggaggagctgcagacgaTGCGGCGGGAGCGCATCCGTCACCTGGTGCATCCTCTGGAGACGGTGCTGGACGACAGCATCGGCTGCGCCGTGTGGTTCGCCGCCAGAGGAGCGGGCGCCGTCATGGAGGACGGCGGCGCCAGAGCCTTCACCTCCTCCGCCAGG GTGGTTCTGACGGGGATCGGAGCGGACGAGCAGCTGGCCGGTTACTCCCGCCACAGAGTCCGATTCAAGGCGTCCGGCCCTGAAGGCCTCCTCCAGGAGCTGCGCATGGAGCTGGGCAGGATCTCCTCCAGGAACCTGGGCCGGGACGACCGAGTGATCGGAGACCACGGGAAGGAAGCCAG GTTCCCCTACCTGGACGAGGACGTGGTGAGCTACCTGAACTCGCTGCCCGTCTGGGTCAAAGCGGACCTGGTTCTGCCCCGCGGCGCCGGCGACAAGCTGCTGCTGAGGTCGGCGGCGCGGCGGCTGGGCCTCGGCCAATCGGCGGCGCTGCCCAAGCGGGCCATGCAGTTCGGCTCGCGCGTCGCCAAGATGGAGGACAGGCGTGAGAAGGCCTCTGATCGGTGCGGGCGGCTCCTCACAGCGTGA
- the asnsd1 gene encoding asparagine synthetase domain-containing protein 1 isoform X2 — MCGIFCLLSRSAAPSERDEQIQEHLRRRGPDSNRVVTATGTDPGYRCVFSAHVLHMRGLLTPQPLQDGAGNVLMWNGEVFGGVAVDPEENDAAVLSQNLESCRSAAEVLAVLAAVRGPWALVYHQRAEDLLWFGRDFFGRRSLLWRSAAGTLTLTSVAAQASGSDGSDGSDGTWEEVPAAGVFRVDLKEFGRTGSVSLELFPWDGADSPTAALESLPSACSVIRNPAGPVLPGPVCPLNVSLPAPSGGAAPEPEPRSSAPDLEELLAGKRRPEEEELLLSVLSEAVRRRVQPRPVRTQPVCDGSASVALLFSGGIDSMVLAVLADRHVPPQQPIDLLNVAFRLQENRSTSGKKQKENRSTSGKKQKETADCGADPAAVQTFDAFGVPDRLTGRAGLEELRRLSPDRRWNFVEINVSQEELQTMRRERIRHLVHPLETVLDDSIGCAVWFAARGAGAVMEDGGARAFTSSARVVLTGIGADEQLAGYSRHRVRFKASGPEGLLQELRMELGRISSRNLGRDDRVIGDHGKEARFPYLDEDVVSYLNSLPVWVKADLVLPRGAGDKLLLRSAARRLGLGQSAALPKRAMQFGSRVAKMEDRREKASDRCGRLLTA; from the exons ATGTGTGGCATCTTCTGTCTGCTGAGTCGGTCTGCGGCTCCGTCCGAGCGGGACGAGCAGATCCAGGAACATCTGCGGAGGAGAGGACCCGACTCCAACCGGGTCGTCACGGCTACAGGGACGGACCCCGGGTACCGGTGCGTGTTCTCCGCCCACGTTCTCCACATGAGGGGCCTCCTCACCCCTCAGCCGCTGCAGGACGGCGCCGGGAACGTGTTGATGTGGAACGGCGAGGTCTTCGGGGGCGTGGCGGTGGACCCGGAGGAGAACGACGCGGCCGTGCTCTCCCAGAACCTGGAGTCCTGCAGGAGCGCTGCGGAGGTTCTGGCGGTTCTGGCGGCGGTCCGCGGGCCCTGGGCGCTGGTCTACCACCAGAGGGCCGAGGACCTCCTCTGGTTCGGCAGAGACTTCTTCGGCCGGCGCAGCTTGCTGTGGAGGTCTGCGGCGGGAACGCTGACTCTGACCTCGGTGGCGGCTCAGGCGTCCGGGTCCGACGGGTCCGACGGGTCCGACGGTACCTGGGAGGAGGTTCCGGCAGCCGGCGTGTTCAGGGTGGACCTGAAGGAGTTTGGACGGACCGGTTCCGTCTCCCTGGAGCTGTTCCCCTGGGATGGCGCCGACAGTCCCACCGCCGCTCTGGAGTCTCTCCCCAGCGCCTGCAGCGTAATCAGGAACCCCGCCGGCCCGGTTCTGCCCGGCCCGGTTTGTCCTCTGAACGTCTCCCTTCCCGCTCCGTCAGGCGGGGcggcaccagaaccagaaccccgTTCATCCGCCCCggacctggaggagctgctggcaGGAAAGCGGCGGCCGGAAGAGGAGGAGCTTCTACTGAGCGTGCTCAGTGAGGCGGTGAGGAGGCGGGTCCAGCCTCGGCCCGTCAGAACCCAGCCAGTCTGTGACGGTTCTGCCAGCGTGGCTCTGCTTTTCTCAGGAGGGATCGACTCCATGGTCCTGGCCGTCTTGGCGGACCGCCACGTTCCCCCCCAGCAGCCCATAGACCTGCTGAACGTGGCCTTCAGGCTGCAGGAGAACCGCAGCAC ATCTGGAAAGAAGCAGAAGGAGAACCGCAGCACATCTGGAAAGAAGCAGAAGGAGACGGCGGACTGCGGCGCCGACCCGGCCGCGGTCCAAACCTTCGACGCCTTCGGCGTTCCGGACCGACTGACGGGGCGAGCCGGCCTGGAGGAGCTGCGGCGCCTGAGTCCCGACAGGCGCTGGAACTTTGTGGAGATCAACGTGTcgcaggaggagctgcagacgaTGCGGCGGGAGCGCATCCGTCACCTGGTGCATCCTCTGGAGACGGTGCTGGACGACAGCATCGGCTGCGCCGTGTGGTTCGCCGCCAGAGGAGCGGGCGCCGTCATGGAGGACGGCGGCGCCAGAGCCTTCACCTCCTCCGCCAGG GTGGTTCTGACGGGGATCGGAGCGGACGAGCAGCTGGCCGGTTACTCCCGCCACAGAGTCCGATTCAAGGCGTCCGGCCCTGAAGGCCTCCTCCAGGAGCTGCGCATGGAGCTGGGCAGGATCTCCTCCAGGAACCTGGGCCGGGACGACCGAGTGATCGGAGACCACGGGAAGGAAGCCAG GTTCCCCTACCTGGACGAGGACGTGGTGAGCTACCTGAACTCGCTGCCCGTCTGGGTCAAAGCGGACCTGGTTCTGCCCCGCGGCGCCGGCGACAAGCTGCTGCTGAGGTCGGCGGCGCGGCGGCTGGGCCTCGGCCAATCGGCGGCGCTGCCCAAGCGGGCCATGCAGTTCGGCTCGCGCGTCGCCAAGATGGAGGACAGGCGTGAGAAGGCCTCTGATCGGTGCGGGCGGCTCCTCACAGCGTGA
- the LOC105916526 gene encoding cobalamin trafficking protein CblD-like — translation MACLSPVLCGGTRLIRYLPGINVLVHSMAAHRSESAAASCAVRSSGPPRFRPTGSDQNLLDLHLSDPAGTQRPLEAEGEHYRLPAFQITGGLPGEDGSQEVLPPPPLPPPQLSGSDSRVECAVLSCPESLRKDFLSMFPEAPSSDMMIITVTQRTQNDMTSWSAAVEQEREQLLERFVQGAQEICLALQVAGFWADFIEPSSGLAFFGSYTNNTLFETDERYAQLGFHLEDLGCCRAIRHRLWGTHVFVGSIFTSAPSRAFILEKLHSI, via the coding sequence ATGGCCTGTCTGAGTCCGGTTCTGTGTGGCGGAACCAGGCTGATCAGGTACCTTCCCGGGATCAACGTGCTGGTTCACAGCATGGCTGCGCACAGGTCCGAGTCCGCAGCGGCATCCTGCGCGGTGAGGAGCTCCGGTCCGCCCAGATTCAGACCAACTGGATCCGACCAGAACCTCCTGGACCTTCACCTGTCTGACCCAGCGGGAACACAGCGCCCCCTGGAGGCAGAAGGAGAGCACTACAGGCTCCCAGCCTTCCAGATAACCGGGGGGCTGCCAGGAGAAGATGGATCCCAGGAggttcttcctcctcctcctcttcctcctcctcagcttTCCGGCTCTGACTCCAGGGTGGAGTGCGCCGTGCTCTCCTGCCCGGAGTCTCTCAGGAAAGATTTCCTCTCCATGTTCCCAGAAGCGCCCTCCTCTGACATGATGATCATCACGGTGACCCAGAGGACCCAGAATGACATGACGTCATGGAGCGCTGCTGTGGAGCAGGAGAGGGAGCAGCTGCTGGAGAGGTTCGTCCAGGGAGCCCAGGAGATCTGCCTGGCCCTGCAGGTCGCAGGCTTCTGGGCCGACTTCATCGAGCCTTCCTCTGGCCTGGCCTTCTTCGGCTCCTACACCAACAACACGCTGTTTGAGACGGATGAGCGATACGCTCAGCTGGGCTTCCACCTGGAGGACCTGGGCTGCTGCAGGGCGATCCGGCACCGCCTCTGGGGAACGCACGTCTTCGTTGGCTCCATCTTCACCAGCGCCCCGTCCAGAGCCTTCATCCTGGAGAAGCTCCACAGCAtctaa